One genomic window of Halobacterium noricense includes the following:
- a CDS encoding AGE family epimerase/isomerase yields the protein MKESNRHATAHRARLLATLRVQYPDVLAERGFRLLHPTSGEPYTDHRRHLVATCRSVANFAVGAIVGGPDWCLDVAKHGLAFLEKEHRDNGGGYHLLVDADGTPLDRTRSAYGHAFVLLAYARATEAGIDGAEDGLAAIHELIEERFHDDTGLLRSDCNPDWTEQEAYRGQNANMHACEAYLAAYEATDENEYLNRARHIARTITVDLAAETDGLLWEHYTDDWTHDFEYNGDEPHHQFRPPGYQPGHHVEWAKFLALLDRYDGMTEADTNGDENAPEGGWYSRALELFEVAVNNGWTGDGFVYTHKADGTPIVTDQYGWVLAEALGASAAIAERAAAHDNDKEANRLDEWNSRVLACTDSYRGPASLWYEKRLPADDGNDLVAPGPPGVEPDYHPVSAFYECWRSTQERADR from the coding sequence ATGAAAGAAAGTAACCGCCACGCAACCGCGCATCGCGCCCGACTGCTCGCAACGCTCCGGGTACAGTATCCAGACGTACTCGCAGAACGGGGATTCCGGTTGTTACACCCAACATCTGGGGAGCCATATACGGACCACCGCAGACACCTCGTAGCAACGTGTCGCTCAGTCGCGAACTTCGCAGTCGGTGCAATCGTTGGCGGCCCGGACTGGTGCCTCGACGTTGCCAAACACGGGCTGGCATTCCTTGAGAAAGAACACCGTGACAACGGAGGGGGCTATCACTTGCTCGTCGACGCCGATGGAACGCCACTCGACCGAACCCGCTCGGCGTACGGCCATGCCTTTGTTCTCCTTGCGTACGCACGTGCTACCGAGGCTGGGATTGATGGCGCCGAGGACGGCCTTGCAGCTATCCACGAGCTGATCGAGGAACGGTTCCACGACGATACCGGCCTGCTCCGAAGTGACTGTAACCCGGACTGGACCGAGCAGGAGGCCTACCGTGGCCAGAACGCGAACATGCACGCCTGCGAGGCGTATCTCGCCGCCTACGAGGCGACCGACGAAAACGAGTATTTAAATCGAGCACGTCATATCGCACGTACAATTACAGTCGACCTCGCAGCGGAGACGGATGGGTTGCTGTGGGAACACTATACCGACGACTGGACCCACGACTTCGAATACAACGGCGACGAACCCCATCACCAGTTTCGGCCCCCAGGATACCAGCCCGGCCACCACGTCGAGTGGGCAAAATTCCTTGCGCTACTCGATCGATACGACGGCATGACCGAGGCCGATACTAATGGCGACGAAAACGCACCTGAGGGCGGCTGGTATTCCCGTGCGCTAGAACTATTCGAGGTAGCTGTCAATAACGGCTGGACTGGGGATGGCTTCGTCTATACACACAAAGCCGATGGAACACCTATTGTTACCGACCAATACGGATGGGTGCTGGCAGAAGCCCTTGGTGCCTCCGCAGCAATTGCTGAGCGAGCGGCTGCGCACGACAACGACAAGGAGGCCAACCGTCTTGATGAGTGGAACAGTCGAGTCCTTGCGTGTACTGACAGCTACCGCGGCCCTGCCAGTCTTTGGTACGAGAAACGTCTCCCAGCCGATGATGGTAACGACCTCGTCGCCCCCGGTCCACCGGGTGTCGAGCCGGACTACCATCCCGTAAGCGCCTTCTATGAGTGCTGGCGCTCTACACAGGAACGCGCAGACCGATAA
- a CDS encoding lactonase family protein produces MADRSDSDFAVVGSYTEASEGGLTSFRVEDGSLEQCDVVNENNPSFLDVYPSEPVFVAINECEAGSAVSYRVDPTNGRFDRLDRTETGDASPCHVEIGPRGEYAVVAHYAGGSVALLSLKADGTLNGPLELVRHEGSGPDDDRQASPHPHSTRFITDSIVYVPDLGTDQVVVYELDRADDRLRPIPNAEIDCRPGSGPRHFDVHPTESVGYLVNELTSTLSVVDISDPRQPTIIQIQSTLPDGIDASDTIAADVHVHPSGNYLFASNRGHDSIATFKVRAAPREVVRLAVTPTTGRWPRNFAVHPDGDWIFICHQHSNDVVPFVFDDRAEELRRENPRTKTGTPTCLRFV; encoded by the coding sequence ATGGCTGATAGGTCAGACAGCGACTTCGCGGTCGTCGGCTCGTACACCGAAGCTAGTGAGGGCGGGCTCACATCGTTCCGAGTCGAGGATGGGTCGCTTGAACAGTGCGACGTGGTCAACGAGAACAATCCATCATTCCTCGATGTTTATCCGTCCGAACCGGTTTTCGTAGCCATCAATGAGTGTGAAGCGGGGTCAGCAGTAAGCTACCGAGTTGACCCTACGAATGGCCGATTCGACCGTCTCGATCGAACGGAGACGGGCGACGCCAGCCCTTGTCACGTCGAGATTGGGCCACGTGGCGAGTACGCAGTCGTTGCTCACTATGCGGGTGGTTCCGTTGCGTTGCTATCCCTGAAGGCGGATGGAACCCTCAACGGACCGTTGGAGTTGGTGCGTCACGAGGGATCTGGCCCGGACGACGACCGTCAGGCCTCGCCACATCCGCACTCGACCCGATTTATAACCGATTCGATCGTCTACGTTCCAGACTTAGGAACTGACCAGGTCGTTGTATACGAACTCGATCGAGCCGACGACCGGCTCCGTCCAATCCCGAACGCAGAGATCGATTGTCGGCCGGGGTCCGGTCCGCGTCACTTTGACGTGCATCCAACGGAGTCTGTTGGATACCTAGTGAACGAACTTACCTCGACTCTTTCGGTTGTCGATATCAGCGACCCTCGGCAGCCGACAATTATACAAATTCAGTCTACGCTTCCGGACGGGATCGACGCGTCAGACACCATCGCCGCCGACGTACACGTCCACCCGTCCGGCAACTACCTATTCGCATCGAACCGCGGCCACGATTCTATTGCGACGTTCAAGGTCCGAGCAGCCCCACGCGAAGTAGTCCGACTGGCAGTCACGCCGACTACCGGACGGTGGCCTCGGAACTTCGCAGTCCATCCGGACGGCGATTGGATTTTCATTTGCCACCAGCACAGCAATGACGTGGTGCCGTTCGTGTTCGACGATAGAGCCGAGGAATTGCGACGAGAAAATCCTCGAACAAAAACGGGCACACCGACGTGTCTGCGGTTCGTCTAA
- a CDS encoding TrmB family transcriptional regulator produces MDADDVVDELTDFGLSEKEALAYVTILQNGSTRTRVVSEEADISKSYTYDIVEKLANRELIQIDDHVVPTQLRAVPPSEGIANLVGRLHTIESELESFFDSENYERQRFRIIKSRQTILTSLTDLIDDAESEIALSLPASALNKVEGSLRRAQERDVFCVLLVTEHDGEVPIDDDIADVIQTWSPPAPLTLVVDLSEGIAASERAVLNSNSDKYAIYHAEERIASILSDSFIANYWPMGEQIYVDDPSPLPKTYDSFRHVVFDATLHLRAGQELPVEIEARPTHTREPYETIRGTVVDTVQSLVRPYSEGFSGKLSMVVDTGNERLTVGGPGAFIEEYEANIVTLEPTSDP; encoded by the coding sequence ATGGACGCCGACGACGTTGTCGACGAACTTACCGACTTCGGCCTCTCCGAGAAGGAGGCGCTCGCCTACGTGACAATCCTCCAGAACGGCTCCACGCGGACTCGAGTCGTCAGCGAGGAGGCCGACATCTCGAAGAGCTACACCTACGACATCGTCGAAAAACTCGCTAACCGTGAACTCATCCAGATTGACGATCATGTTGTTCCCACACAACTGCGCGCAGTCCCACCTTCCGAGGGTATCGCTAACCTTGTCGGTCGGCTCCACACGATCGAATCGGAATTGGAGAGCTTCTTCGACTCGGAGAACTACGAGCGCCAGCGCTTCCGGATCATCAAGTCCCGGCAGACGATCCTAACGAGCCTGACCGACCTCATTGACGATGCAGAATCCGAGATAGCTCTCTCACTGCCCGCATCGGCGCTCAACAAGGTCGAAGGCTCACTACGTCGGGCACAGGAGCGCGACGTGTTCTGTGTACTCCTAGTCACGGAGCACGACGGCGAGGTACCTATCGACGACGATATCGCCGACGTCATCCAGACGTGGTCCCCGCCCGCGCCGCTCACCCTCGTGGTGGACCTATCCGAGGGTATCGCCGCCTCTGAGCGTGCCGTCCTAAACTCCAATTCCGACAAATACGCTATCTACCACGCCGAGGAACGCATCGCTTCTATCCTCTCCGATTCCTTCATCGCGAACTACTGGCCGATGGGCGAACAGATCTACGTCGACGACCCCTCCCCGCTCCCGAAGACCTACGACAGCTTCCGCCACGTGGTCTTTGATGCGACGCTCCATCTCCGTGCTGGCCAAGAACTTCCCGTGGAGATAGAGGCCCGCCCAACACACACACGGGAACCGTACGAGACAATTCGAGGCACCGTCGTCGACACAGTTCAAAGTCTCGTCCGTCCGTACTCCGAAGGGTTCTCAGGTAAGCTTTCAATGGTCGTCGACACTGGCAACGAACGTCTCACGGTGGGTGGTCCGGGCGCCTTTATTGAGGAATACGAGGCCAACATTGTCACGCTCGAACCTACGTCCGATCCGTAA
- a CDS encoding carbohydrate ABC transporter permease, translated as MSSGTATDRSRESKRSGPLVTLTRRVENLSDTQYAYLLLVPVFVILGAVAFYPLLRTFELSLYETTIDQASQTFVGFDNYIELFTGEKNRWLPGTTTFLPSEFSIPGMISSALVVTVLFAGVTVTFETVIGMGQALILDQDFFGRRWVRAAIIIPWAVPVVIQGIMFYLMFHPNVGFAVGPLADLGILSATNTLNDPQSALFIVIVADIWKTSAFMALLILAGLQSIDRSLYDVAKVAGASKWQQFRMITLPLILPTVGVAVLFRMVGALKVYGLIDSVAGCEVVPSLSCMVVSTFLTRQGTSATIAFVTAAIIGIAVTVIIYQQYKEGI; from the coding sequence ATGAGCTCAGGGACAGCTACAGACCGCTCGCGCGAGTCGAAACGCTCCGGACCACTTGTCACGTTGACTCGGCGGGTTGAGAACCTCAGCGACACCCAGTACGCCTACTTGCTATTGGTACCCGTCTTCGTCATCCTCGGAGCCGTCGCGTTTTACCCGCTGTTGCGGACCTTCGAGCTGTCGCTGTACGAGACAACGATCGACCAGGCGTCCCAGACGTTCGTTGGGTTCGACAACTACATTGAGCTGTTCACCGGGGAGAAGAACCGTTGGCTCCCGGGGACAACGACATTCCTTCCGAGCGAGTTCAGCATCCCGGGAATGATATCAAGCGCACTCGTTGTGACAGTTCTGTTCGCTGGTGTTACCGTTACCTTTGAGACGGTGATTGGGATGGGGCAGGCACTCATCCTTGACCAGGACTTCTTCGGCCGGCGCTGGGTGCGCGCGGCCATCATCATCCCGTGGGCCGTGCCGGTCGTCATTCAGGGGATCATGTTCTACCTGATGTTCCACCCGAACGTCGGGTTCGCAGTCGGACCACTCGCCGACCTCGGGATCCTCTCCGCAACCAACACGCTCAACGACCCACAGAGCGCACTGTTCATCGTCATCGTCGCCGATATCTGGAAGACATCGGCATTCATGGCGCTACTCATCCTCGCTGGGCTACAGAGCATCGACCGGAGCCTCTACGACGTTGCGAAGGTCGCTGGGGCCTCGAAATGGCAGCAGTTCCGGATGATCACCCTGCCGCTCATCCTGCCGACGGTCGGTGTTGCCGTCCTCTTCCGGATGGTGGGTGCGTTGAAAGTGTACGGTCTCATCGACTCGGTGGCGGGCTGTGAGGTTGTACCATCGCTGTCTTGTATGGTTGTCTCGACGTTTCTCACCCGACAGGGAACGTCGGCGACCATCGCGTTCGTCACCGCGGCTATCATCGGTATTGCAGTGACGGTGATCATCTACCAACAGTACAAGGAGGGAATCTAA
- a CDS encoding aldo/keto reductase yields MEYTTLKSTGMEVSKICLGCMSFGSGHEWMLNREESAELIERAIELGVNFFDTANVYSAGESEEILGDVLAEYDRDEQVVATKVFGEMGDSPNRQGLSRKAIEQELAHSLDRLGMETVDLYQVHRWDYDTPIETTLRALDDAVRRGKVRHIGASSMWAHQFQRALQISEREGLARFETMQDLYNLAYREEEREMYPVCERWNVGVIPWSPLGAGYLTRQHEEISETIRGEHEAEVGRPYMEGNGIEINERVQELAEEYGVTMAQIALAWHFENEYTDAPIVGTSSIEHLEDAVEALDINLSKSDIEYLEEPYETVRISGHE; encoded by the coding sequence ATGGAGTACACGACACTGAAATCAACCGGTATGGAGGTCTCGAAGATCTGTCTTGGGTGTATGAGCTTCGGGAGCGGTCACGAGTGGATGCTCAACCGTGAGGAATCGGCGGAACTAATCGAACGAGCCATCGAACTGGGAGTGAACTTCTTCGACACGGCTAACGTCTACTCGGCGGGCGAAAGCGAGGAGATCCTTGGGGATGTGCTTGCCGAGTACGATCGTGACGAGCAGGTCGTCGCCACAAAGGTCTTCGGCGAGATGGGCGACAGTCCCAACAGGCAGGGCCTCTCCCGAAAGGCCATCGAGCAGGAACTGGCGCACTCGCTGGACCGACTGGGGATGGAGACGGTGGACCTCTACCAAGTCCACCGATGGGACTACGATACGCCCATCGAGACGACGCTACGAGCCTTAGATGACGCTGTCCGGCGCGGCAAAGTCCGCCATATCGGGGCCTCATCTATGTGGGCCCACCAGTTCCAGCGCGCGCTGCAGATCAGCGAGCGTGAGGGGCTAGCCCGCTTCGAGACAATGCAGGATCTCTACAATCTCGCCTACCGAGAAGAGGAACGCGAGATGTACCCCGTCTGCGAGCGGTGGAACGTGGGCGTCATCCCCTGGAGCCCGCTAGGCGCCGGCTACCTCACGCGGCAACACGAGGAGATCTCAGAGACGATTCGCGGTGAACATGAGGCCGAAGTCGGCCGGCCGTACATGGAGGGTAACGGAATCGAGATCAACGAACGCGTCCAGGAACTCGCCGAAGAGTACGGCGTGACGATGGCCCAGATCGCGTTGGCCTGGCACTTCGAGAATGAGTACACCGACGCCCCTATTGTCGGGACCTCCAGCATCGAACACCTCGAAGACGCGGTCGAAGCCCTCGATATCAACCTCTCTAAATCCGATATCGAGTACCTCGAAGAGCCTTACGAGACGGTGCGTATTTCGGGCCACGAGTAG
- a CDS encoding carbohydrate ABC transporter permease, with the protein MATEHDTDRQETAEDDGPLARWTQRAIRNPNRVYRALFYVATAFFGVTTLFPFYWLLVLTLTPEGRLLAGSFLPEIQLMGSSVTFPLPIPKGFNVEAFVEVFQQVPFHLFVLNSFTLAITTTLIVLVIASLAGYAFGRLEFPGRGALMLAILAISYFPPAAFVIPLFEAFTGNVPVTLPFTEIPVFTPPRLLNTPGSMVMPFSALFLPLSIFILTTFYAQIPDGLEDAARIEGTTRLGALFRVIMPLSAPGVATAAILTFISVYNEYFFSSIMATSPQAANWSPLVGGILSYQTQYATQYNLMAAASIIGVLPVVILVIVAQERIVSGLTAGALKE; encoded by the coding sequence ATGGCAACCGAGCACGACACGGACAGACAGGAAACGGCCGAGGATGACGGGCCGCTCGCCCGGTGGACACAGCGGGCGATACGGAACCCAAATCGTGTATACCGCGCGCTGTTCTACGTTGCCACAGCCTTCTTTGGGGTGACAACGTTATTCCCCTTCTACTGGCTACTGGTATTAACCCTGACGCCGGAAGGACGGCTTCTAGCGGGAAGCTTCCTGCCTGAGATCCAGTTGATGGGGAGTTCGGTGACGTTCCCGCTGCCCATACCGAAGGGGTTTAATGTGGAGGCCTTCGTGGAGGTGTTCCAGCAGGTTCCGTTCCACCTGTTTGTGTTGAACAGCTTTACGCTTGCCATCACAACAACGCTCATCGTCCTCGTCATCGCTAGTCTCGCCGGCTACGCTTTCGGCCGGCTGGAGTTCCCCGGTCGGGGAGCGCTGATGCTTGCGATCCTGGCGATCAGTTACTTCCCGCCAGCGGCATTCGTAATCCCCCTCTTCGAGGCGTTCACGGGAAATGTGCCGGTGACGCTACCGTTCACCGAAATTCCAGTGTTCACGCCGCCGCGGCTGTTGAATACGCCAGGGTCAATGGTAATGCCGTTCAGCGCGCTGTTCTTACCCCTTTCAATCTTCATCCTCACGACCTTCTACGCCCAAATCCCCGACGGGCTCGAGGACGCCGCACGTATTGAGGGGACCACACGGCTCGGTGCGCTATTCCGCGTTATCATGCCCCTCTCGGCACCGGGGGTCGCGACGGCCGCGATCCTCACTTTCATCTCGGTGTACAACGAGTACTTCTTCAGCTCTATCATGGCCACCTCCCCACAGGCAGCCAACTGGTCGCCACTTGTTGGCGGTATCCTCAGCTATCAGACACAGTACGCGACGCAGTACAACCTCATGGCAGCGGCGAGCATCATCGGGGTCCTCCCCGTCGTGATACTCGTCATCGTCGCACAGGAACGCATCGTAAGCGGACTGACTGCAGGCGCACTCAAAGAATAA
- a CDS encoding mannonate dehydratase has translation MKPTVMLPPRPDRRWKIAKQLGVDTAVVRFWGVDNWWEYDTLQRTVTRFSDHGFSLDVVEDRPPMGKTVLGKEGRDAEIETVKTLIENMGRLGIDTYCWVWTENPLGVIRTSDSLPGRGGSQRIGYDHEWMERAPDHEAADITEAELWENLEYFLDEIIPVAEEYNVNLALHPDDPPTSPVRGVPRIVKSYDDYRRILNLHDSNRHGVTFCQGNFSAMEGDTIEAIREFGDRIHFVHFRDVEGDEQNFVETWHDGGPTDMKEAIEAYQEVGFDGAIRPDHVPRMVGEQDRDDAMAGYTDMGRLFAIGYIKGLLE, from the coding sequence ATGAAGCCAACCGTCATGCTGCCGCCGCGGCCCGACCGCCGGTGGAAGATCGCGAAACAACTCGGTGTAGACACGGCTGTCGTCCGCTTCTGGGGCGTCGACAACTGGTGGGAGTACGACACGCTCCAGCGCACCGTCACTCGGTTCTCGGACCACGGGTTCTCGCTCGACGTCGTTGAAGATCGTCCCCCAATGGGGAAGACTGTCCTCGGAAAGGAGGGTCGCGACGCGGAGATTGAGACCGTCAAGACACTCATCGAGAATATGGGGCGGCTCGGGATTGACACGTACTGCTGGGTGTGGACCGAGAACCCGCTCGGTGTGATTCGCACCTCGGACTCGCTGCCGGGGCGTGGAGGCTCCCAGCGGATCGGCTACGACCACGAGTGGATGGAGCGTGCCCCCGACCACGAGGCCGCTGACATTACCGAGGCGGAACTCTGGGAAAACCTAGAGTACTTTCTTGACGAGATTATCCCCGTCGCAGAGGAGTACAACGTGAATCTCGCGCTCCATCCCGACGACCCGCCAACATCGCCCGTGCGGGGGGTTCCTCGAATCGTCAAGTCCTACGACGACTACCGACGCATCCTCAATCTCCATGACAGCAATCGACACGGAGTTACATTCTGTCAGGGGAACTTCTCGGCGATGGAAGGAGACACAATTGAGGCAATCCGCGAGTTCGGTGACCGGATCCACTTCGTTCACTTCCGTGATGTTGAGGGCGACGAGCAGAACTTCGTGGAGACGTGGCATGATGGGGGGCCAACGGATATGAAGGAAGCTATCGAGGCGTACCAGGAGGTTGGCTTCGATGGGGCGATTCGTCCCGACCATGTCCCACGGATGGTAGGCGAACAAGACCGTGACGACGCAATGGCTGGCTACACAGATATGGGTCGGCTGTTCGCGATTGGTTACATCAAAGGATTGCTAGAGTAG
- a CDS encoding NAD-dependent epimerase/dehydratase family protein: MTLNTIAVTGGNGKIGSAILEHLGEQGYETVNISRGKRREEVSDRYVTADLLDAGETYGALAKYDADAVVHMGTIPNPYSNPDFRVYESNVLSAAHVLEAADSLGLEAVCLASSINAIGSEHQERPADVRYIPVDEDHSRAPDDPYGIAKHAMEVTADGFGRRPSIDLTISSLRYPWVVTDEEMQESFVEPDRSLDILDDVHPATGREVLFSYLAMADATSIARKAVEAEFEGHETFWAVAGDTTANATTSELVEEFYPDAAVRDTPEGHETLFDLSKAEELLGWEPQHSWRDL, translated from the coding sequence ATGACGCTCAACACGATAGCTGTGACAGGCGGTAACGGCAAAATCGGGTCAGCAATCCTCGAACACCTCGGCGAACAGGGATACGAGACAGTGAACATCTCACGCGGGAAACGCCGCGAGGAAGTCTCGGACCGCTACGTCACGGCGGACCTCTTGGATGCAGGCGAGACGTACGGTGCGCTCGCAAAGTACGACGCGGACGCAGTTGTTCACATGGGGACGATTCCGAACCCGTACAGCAATCCCGATTTCCGGGTGTACGAAAGCAACGTTCTGTCCGCTGCGCACGTACTTGAAGCCGCGGATTCGCTCGGGCTAGAGGCGGTCTGTCTCGCATCAAGTATTAACGCGATAGGCAGCGAACATCAAGAACGCCCGGCCGATGTACGCTACATCCCGGTTGATGAAGATCACTCGCGGGCGCCGGACGACCCGTACGGAATCGCGAAACACGCAATGGAAGTGACTGCGGATGGATTCGGACGGCGTCCTTCGATAGATTTGACGATTTCGTCGCTCCGGTATCCGTGGGTGGTGACCGACGAGGAGATGCAGGAGTCATTCGTTGAACCTGATCGGTCGCTTGACATTCTGGATGACGTACACCCGGCCACCGGCCGGGAAGTACTCTTCTCGTACCTCGCGATGGCGGACGCTACATCGATTGCTAGGAAGGCGGTTGAAGCTGAATTTGAAGGACACGAGACGTTCTGGGCGGTCGCGGGCGACACGACTGCGAACGCGACAACAAGTGAGCTTGTCGAAGAATTCTACCCAGATGCAGCAGTACGTGACACACCCGAAGGCCACGAAACACTCTTTGATCTTTCGAAGGCCGAAGAGCTGCTCGGATGGGAGCCACAGCACTCTTGGCGTGATCTGTAA
- a CDS encoding IS6 family transposase: MLADLLSKCFAADLEETWERERTATPVRTFAVRLHATGCSLRETTTILAESGVERSHQAVWQWVHRLADSVPDPPTASPSRVAVDETAVKINGEWSWLYAAIDLDTKLILDVALFGRHGTDPAAAFLSGLAEKHDLSDTTFLVDQFGYRTAIARLGLNGRVYYTDRNLIEKWFHTLKMRLDRFHNSWVGSRQSVRQWLALFSHYYNRLRPHQSLGNRTPDDKVLN; encoded by the coding sequence ATGCTCGCAGACCTGCTCAGCAAGTGCTTTGCGGCGGATTTAGAAGAAACTTGGGAGCGTGAGCGGACAGCAACGCCCGTCAGGACGTTTGCTGTCCGGCTTCATGCGACCGGTTGTTCGCTCAGAGAGACAACAACGATTCTCGCGGAATCAGGCGTTGAACGCTCTCACCAAGCTGTTTGGCAGTGGGTACATCGGCTGGCTGACAGCGTTCCCGACCCGCCGACGGCTTCGCCGTCGCGGGTCGCGGTTGACGAAACCGCTGTCAAAATCAACGGCGAGTGGTCTTGGTTGTACGCTGCAATAGACCTTGATACGAAGCTCATTCTTGACGTTGCGTTGTTCGGACGCCATGGCACGGATCCGGCGGCTGCGTTCCTGTCTGGGCTGGCGGAGAAACACGATCTTTCGGACACCACGTTTCTCGTCGATCAGTTCGGCTATCGGACTGCCATTGCTCGATTAGGATTGAACGGTCGGGTTTACTATACCGACCGAAACCTCATCGAAAAATGGTTTCACACACTCAAGATGCGACTTGACCGTTTCCACAACTCGTGGGTGGGCAGTCGGCAGAGCGTTCGCCAATGGCTTGCGTTATTTTCGCATTACTACAACCGCCTCAGACCGCATCAATCGCTTGGTAATCGAACGCCAGATGACAAGGTGCTAAACTAG
- a CDS encoding extracellular solute-binding protein — MPPHGTGSGQDETSVSRRRFVAGAGATGMAAGLAGCAGVLGGNSNPNGSNNSGSTTTVTWGFDATFANDHGEEFSDLLHNEGGLSDDIEIELEGGQEDTGGRRANYNRLLSAGEASPDMFMMDNGWVNIFIQRGQVANLSELLSDDALTTIDEEYFSGFTDTAIAPQSGDLYGVPLYPDYPVMLYRKDLIEEAGYDPEGENWATEPMTWQRWSNIAEEVTANSDVEYGFTTQWDIYAGTACCTFNEVLSSWGGAYFGGRDNLFGPVGERPVTVDSDPVINSLQMMRKFVHDEEYDHLSEYGGGFAPTEILGWIEDASLAPFTNGDSLFHRNWPYAIAQSANELGVENVGTMPIPYAVSESEAEFQGTGGSTSALGGWHVTANPNSEKLDAVRQVMEATMVPEVQLSLFEIEGWLPPRSELFNSDQAQNVDPTGQYLDTLRVAGENTMARPVTSVWSDQSSVIAEQANRVVAQNVSAAEGMTTLQSELEDIEG; from the coding sequence ATGCCACCACACGGCACAGGTAGTGGACAGGATGAAACGTCAGTCTCCCGGCGCCGCTTTGTTGCGGGCGCCGGAGCAACCGGCATGGCAGCTGGACTCGCCGGCTGTGCAGGCGTGTTGGGCGGGAACAGCAACCCTAACGGATCGAATAATTCGGGGTCGACTACGACGGTTACGTGGGGCTTTGACGCGACTTTCGCAAACGACCATGGCGAGGAGTTCAGCGATCTCCTCCATAACGAGGGGGGGCTCTCGGACGACATCGAGATCGAACTGGAGGGCGGCCAGGAGGACACCGGTGGGCGGCGGGCGAACTACAACCGGCTTCTGAGTGCCGGAGAGGCATCCCCCGACATGTTCATGATGGACAACGGCTGGGTGAATATCTTCATCCAGCGGGGCCAGGTTGCCAACCTCTCGGAACTACTCAGCGATGATGCGCTGACGACTATTGACGAGGAATACTTCAGCGGGTTCACCGACACAGCTATTGCTCCCCAGAGCGGCGACCTCTATGGCGTCCCGCTCTATCCAGACTACCCGGTGATGCTCTACCGAAAGGACCTCATTGAGGAGGCGGGCTACGACCCCGAGGGCGAAAACTGGGCGACCGAGCCAATGACGTGGCAGCGCTGGTCGAACATCGCCGAGGAAGTTACGGCTAACTCTGATGTTGAGTACGGCTTTACCACGCAGTGGGACATCTACGCGGGCACCGCCTGTTGTACGTTCAACGAAGTCCTTTCCTCGTGGGGCGGGGCGTACTTCGGTGGTCGGGACAACCTGTTCGGTCCTGTTGGCGAAAGGCCCGTGACGGTCGACTCGGATCCCGTCATCAACTCCCTGCAAATGATGCGGAAGTTCGTCCACGACGAGGAATATGACCACCTCTCCGAGTACGGTGGCGGCTTCGCTCCCACAGAGATCCTCGGCTGGATTGAGGACGCCTCACTGGCGCCGTTCACGAACGGGGACTCCCTCTTCCACCGAAACTGGCCCTACGCGATTGCCCAGAGCGCGAATGAGCTCGGAGTGGAGAACGTCGGTACGATGCCGATTCCCTACGCCGTCTCCGAGAGTGAGGCTGAGTTCCAGGGCACCGGCGGTAGTACCTCCGCGCTTGGCGGCTGGCACGTAACTGCCAACCCGAACAGCGAAAAATTGGATGCTGTCCGTCAGGTGATGGAGGCCACGATGGTGCCGGAAGTCCAGCTCTCCCTCTTCGAGATTGAGGGGTGGCTCCCCCCGCGAAGCGAGCTGTTCAACTCCGACCAGGCGCAGAACGTCGATCCGACGGGTCAGTACCTCGATACCCTCCGCGTAGCCGGTGAGAACACGATGGCCCGGCCCGTCACCTCCGTCTGGAGCGACCAGTCGAGCGTCATCGCTGAGCAGGCCAACCGGGTCGTCGCCCAGAACGTCTCCGCTGCCGAGGGGATGACAACGTTGCAGTCCGAGCTGGAAGACATCGAGGGATAA